The sequence GCAGATCGCGGCCCGGGTGCAGGAGCTCCTCGAGTTGGTGGAGCTGGGGGCCTACGGCGACCGGATGATCGACCGGCTCTCCGGGGGCCAGCAGCAGCGGGTCGCGCTCGCCCGGGCGCTCAGCGTCGAGCCCAAGGTGCTGCTCCTGGACGAGCCCCTCTCCAACCTCGACGCGAACCTGCGGCTCATCATGCGGGAGGAGATCCGGAAGCTCCAGCAGCGGCTGCGGATCACGACGGTCTTCGTGACGCACGACCAGTTCGAGGCGATGGCCATCTCCGACCGGATCGTCGTCATGCGGGACGGCCTAATCGAGCAGGTCGGCAGCCCCATCGAGGTCTACGAGCGGCCGGCCAACGAGTTCATCGCGGGATTCGTGGGCTACGTCAACCTCGTGGATGGGCGGATCACCTCGATCGACGCGGCGAGCCGCCTCGCCGTGGTCGACACCGCCCACGGCGAGATCGAGGTCCTGCTCGATCAGCCGGGGATCGACGAGGGCGACGACGTCCTGATGGTCGTCCGGCCGGAGGGCGTCACGCTCTCCCTGGACTGCGCCGGCGCGAAGCGGAACGTCCTCTGCGGCACGCTCGAGACGTACATGTACGCGGGGTCGCTGGCGAAGTGCACCGTGTCGGTCGGCGGCCGGACCATGATCATCGACCAGTACAACCCGCGCGACGCCCGGCACTTCCGGGAAGCCGGGCGGGTCGCGATCGAGATTCCCCGCCGCGTCCATCTGCTGAAGCGGCCGGGGGGCCGACCCGGCTCGAGCCGCCCCTGACGGGGGCCGGCCTCCGCCGCGGATCGGGCCGACCCGACCCGGATCCCACAGCGCTCATGACCGACCCTGCCGCCAGTCGCCCGAGGACGCCTGTCCTAGCGCCGGCTCGAGCTCGACGTCGCGTTTGTCCCTGGCGACTGGCGGCGCGGCGTCGATCCGACCGTGGTCGGCCGCCGCGGTCTCCGCGCGCATGGTTCCCCTGGCGATCGGGACCCAGACCAACGGCTCGCTGATCCGGCCGGCCTACTGTTGTGTCTACGGCTACAAGCCGACCCACGGGCTATCCCCCGTCACGGCATCCCGCGGCAGTCGCCGCCGCTCGACCAGATCGGGGTCTTCGCCCGGTCGGTCGAGGACGCCGCGCTGCTGGCGGAGCAGCTCGCGGGGTTCGACGACCGTGACCGGCGTCGCGGCCGCGCGGGCGCCCCGGCCTGCTCGAGGCGCTCGCCACCGAGCCGCGCGGCGCGCCCCGGTTCGCGTTCGTGAAGACCCCGGTGTGGGAGCAGGCGGCCGATGACACCAGGGCCGCGTTCGGCCGGCTGGTCGCCCGGCTCGGCCCGCGGGTCGTCGAGGTCGAGCTGCCGGCGATGTTCGAGGACGCGGTCGGCTGGCACCGCACGAGTAATCTTACTGGGTGCTAACCGCAGGCGCCTCTTGCAGCGCGCTACCCACTGGGAGCCGTTCAGCAGCGGGGAGGTCTTGGTTGCCTTAATGGCCCCGCCAGCCGCGATGGCCAGCGCGACGGCGGTGCCGGTCGTCGGGCCGTCAGCGGCCGGTCTAGGGCCTTCACGGCCGCGTGACCTTCGAAGCCCCCACATACGGGACTTGCTGCGGACCCCCGCCGCGTTTCAATCCCCGAGTCCACCGCGTTGACTAAACAGTGCGGAAGTTGCGGATTCGACTGAGAAAAAGCGTGTGGCGGACGTGAACACGGGTCCGAATCCCGTTGGAGCCACCACTCGAATTTCGTTGAGCTTTTGCCTCCGGGTTTTAGTCCATTTCGAAATGTCCTCGAACCCGGGAAAACGCGCCTTCTCGAGTTTTACGTGCGGAGCATCTGCGGCGCTTGCGCCTCGTAGAACGCGACGGCGCGCTTGACCTGCGGCCGAATCTTCGTGTAGATCTGCGTCGTGTCGATGCACGCGTGCTCGAGGAACGCCCGCCCTTCCTTCAGATCGTGGCGGTGCTCGAGCGCCCCGGCCGTCGCGCGCTGGCGCGGCGGGGCGGGCTCGGGTAACCTGGCGGGAAGCCGGCACTCGCGGGAGCGGCGGCCGCCTCGAGGAGGACCCCATGCCACAGATGAGCGACACGCTCGAGCTCGGGCTCAAGGGCAAGGTCTCGATCGTCACCGGCGGCAGCGACGGGCTCGGGCGCGCCTGCGCCGAGCGGTTCGCCCGCTCGGGCGCACACGTGGCCATCTGCGCGCGGCGCAAGGACGTGCTGGAGCGCGCCGCCGCCGAGATCCGTGACGCGACCGGGGCGGACGTCCTGGCCCAGGCCACCGACGTCACCCACGCCGACCAGATCCAGGCC comes from Candidatus Methylomirabilota bacterium and encodes:
- a CDS encoding ABC transporter ATP-binding protein; its protein translation is MADDAGGERPMLVLRDVRKSYGRHEVIRGVSLEVNKGELVTFVGPSGCGKTTLLRLIGGFIDVTSGDIVLDGQRINGLPPNLRDTRICFQNYALFPHMTVAENVGYGLRIRKWPRRQIAARVQELLELVELGAYGDRMIDRLSGGQQQRVALARALSVEPKVLLLDEPLSNLDANLRLIMREEIRKLQQRLRITTVFVTHDQFEAMAISDRIVVMRDGLIEQVGSPIEVYERPANEFIAGFVGYVNLVDGRITSIDAASRLAVVDTAHGEIEVLLDQPGIDEGDDVLMVVRPEGVTLSLDCAGAKRNVLCGTLETYMYAGSLAKCTVSVGGRTMIIDQYNPRDARHFREAGRVAIEIPRRVHLLKRPGGRPGSSRP